TAAACTCCCCTCCacactgactgattcaaactggctttaCTCAGCTTCTGACTTAATTACTCTTCCTGGTCTCAAATgaactctagcaatctgttctaaacTTCTGGTTGACTTGTTCTGTCCTCACCTGTGTCTAGTCTGCAACCTGACttaaaactgtcctggtaaaactgcctctgaactccacaaactGAACAGCCATAAACTAAACTCCCCTATACTGCCTCTCTGCCAGCTCAACCGAACTGGTTTACTAGAACTCGGAGATCTGCTtgcctgcctcctgggattaaacacatgtctgtattccagctggATCATACAGATCTAGAAggtctttgaatgtgatcccttgtcagagcagccatgttggtggattaaattttttttctacatgCTTGTCTGGAaaaagttgtaaaaataaaattaaaaataactcctCCTGTCCTAAAACTCATAGATACTCCATCATAGTCCTGGAACCACATAACGCAGACCCAACTTCAAGGTAATACCTGTCACCCTGGAATGTCTTGGAACATGGCTCAGGAGGGGGATCCCCTTTACCTGGCCCAGTCTGCTCCCAGGAGGTTGGAGACGGGTTGTATCTGAAGCGGCAGCAATGTGAGTGAGGGTGGAGATGTAGGTTGAGCACAGAGTAGGGCAGGAATTTGAGACTTTGGAATTCCATTCACGTAACCCAAGATTAAGCACTGCACCTCTGGATGGGTTTGTCTAGAAGGAACCCTGTGTGGACTATGGGTACTGGATACTGAGGCTATGTCCTTTGTAAGTCTGTTACTGTGACTTGGTGCACGAAGGCTGATGTAAAATATAGGAGCTGGGAATGGTGGAacattttatcccagcactccagaggcggGAGTAAGTGTATCTCTGCTCTTAGGCCAGGACAAGCTACAAAGTATgttccaagtcagccagagcttcatctaaaaaataaaaaagaaaacaaacaaagaaagaaaaaagtaagaaaggaacaaaaagggggttggggatttggctcagtggtagagcgcttgcctaggaagcgcaaggtcctgggttcgatccccagccccgaaaaaaaaaaagaaaaaagaaaaaaaaaaaaaaaaagaaaggaacaaaaaaaggaaagaaggaaggaagggtgagagagagagagagagagagagagagagagagagagagagaagtcggCAACAAGAAAAATTCAATGTTTctttctataatcccagcacttgggaggttgaggcaaggAGATACAAATTAAGGTCATCCAAGCTACATAGCATGATACTGTCTAAATAAATAACTAACAAGTGACTTCACATGTTGTCTCTGCCATGATTTCATTCCCGTAAGTGCAATCCAGGCAGCTGCTAGCTCCGTGGAAAGTTCTACAGAATTGCATAATGTGTTGAGCGTGGTGGGACTTGCTCCTCATTTCAAGCATTTTGCCTCATTGCTTTACCACAGCCAATGACACCTCATCAAGTACTGGTCAGGAGAAGGGGGCACTACTGGTGTCTCAGAGTCCCGCAGATGCTCAGGTATTCAGGCAGGGCTGGTCAAAAGCTCAGGACTGCACACCCCTAGCCAGGCTAGGACCACTCCTACCAGGCTCAGCAGCAGCCTCAATGAGCCTCCGACCTCTGTGCTTTCCTTCTAGGGAGTGTTCCCAGACATCTGGAGAGGACAACGGTCTCCTAAGGCCTCCCACCCCACCAACTGGCCATGCTGACCCGTCCTGTGGTGTCCACCATCCCTACTCTCAGGCTGTTCAGCATCCTCCTCATGGTTGTTTCCCTGAATGCTCAGAATAAAAGTAGGTCTGGGTCTTCTGCCAGAGGGAAGGATGCAAGGGCCCAGACAGGTTAGGAAGGACAAACCAAGGTTAGATCCAGGTGATTACTGCCACCCAGCAGACTCATTACCGAGGATGGACAGGAGGACTGGTGTCCCCTGGGCTACGGGAGTGTGAACTATGTATCTCTGAGGGTGGCTGACAACAAAGGACCAGTCACACTTGGAGCTGATGTTAGATCACCAGTGGGACTGCCCAAACCACACCCAGACTGCAAGGGAGTCTTTGCCAGGCAACAAGAGTACTACATAACTGAGGGTCTGCCTAATGGCCTCTGGATACATCCAGCCTTGTCCAGCAGTCGAAGCATCATCTGGACCTTTAGGCCAGCAGATACTCAGGACCATCAAATGGAGGTAGAAAACAAGTCCCAGGGAGTTCCCCCAACATAGCTCTCCAGATCAAAAAATCCCCGGTGACATCAGCGCCATTCTGTTCCTTCCACACAGTGTGTGCCTATTTTTGGCCTCATCAGTGTGAAATATcccattctgtctctctgcccatggcctgcaagagcagccagcaacTGTCCTACATACAGCTCCACCTTGCCCATATGTGATCTCCTCTCCATACAGGCTGGGACAGACCTATCTGCACCGAGAACATTGTGTCTGTGCCTAGAGGCAGGCCTGCAGTGATGAGCTGTAACATCTCTAACACCTTCACCGATGTCACCATCCAGCTGACTGCCCATGGGAAGGACAGGACCATCTTCAAGAAAAAGCCccaaggaaacttctcttggAGTGGGTGGGAGCTCCATGTTCAAGGGGGGCAGGCACAGCTTGTCATCAAAGATGCCCAGGACGACCACACAGGGATATACTTGTGGCAGCTGCATGGACGCCAGAGATATTACAGAAACATCACCCTGAATGTTTCAGGTGAGGTAAGGGCTGTGGagcaaggaggtgggaggggataaAGGCCAGTGTGTAGAGTGTGGCAGAGAAGTACTGTgaccttcccttttcctttctctcctttgtcctccctcctcctcctcctctcttccttctcctcctcctcctcctctctctctctctctctctctctctctctctctctctctctctctctctcactgagtAGCTTTGGCTGGTCTGGATTCACAggaatctctctgcctctctgcctctctgcctctctgcctctctgcccctctgcctctctgcctcctctgcctctctgcctctctgcctctctgcctctctgcctctctgcctctctgcctctctgcctctctgcctctctgcctctgcctcttaaatgtTGGAATTCTAGGTGTATGCCAACTTCCCTATCTTTCTTATCTAGATCAGGACTACTTGCTCTGGGAATGGTGCCATCTATAGTAGACTGGACTCTCCTGTATCAGTTGACAATCAAGACaaccccccacagacatgcccaaggTCTATCTGATCCAGGCAGTCCCTCAACACAGACTTCTTTCTCAGGTGGTTCTAGGCTATGTCACATTGACATTTAAGGCTATCTAGAACAGCACTACCATAGCACTTTCACAATTTGTTTACAAA
The genomic region above belongs to Rattus rattus isolate New Zealand chromosome 9, Rrattus_CSIRO_v1, whole genome shotgun sequence and contains:
- the LOC116909848 gene encoding secreted and transmembrane protein 1A-like, with the translated sequence MLTRPVVSTIPTLRLFSILLMVVSLNAQNKSWDRPICTENIVSVPRGRPAVMSCNISNTFTDVTIQLTAHGKDRTIFKKKPQGNFSWSGWELHVQGGQAQLVIKDAQDDHTGIYLWQLHGRQRYYRNITLNVSEPSNEDKVTDTRLFTSLPDQVKSSQLEAKPETLMGVIIAVLALGVPGILALICYRHHRSQKPHWVRRV